The DNA region CCTTGGCTCGCGAAGTTGCCCTCGAGCAATTGCTCTATCTCTTGCTTGGCGTGTGGCTCGGAGATGTCGATGGACGCATATTTGAGGATCGTGGAGTTGAAGCTGAGGACATGGGTTTTCTTCTGCGGGGACCACGCGCTAAGGCTGAGGTTGACGTCAGCATGGCGAAGCACGACGCGGAAGCTGACGGTGGCGGCAAAGACTATGAGGAGGAGAATGCTGAATAGAGGGCAGACAGAGCTTTTTTGTGGGTGTGGCAGTTTCATGGGTTTTGCTAAAGACGGCCACTTGTACGGTTTGATTTTTGTTGGGTCAAGGTCAGACCCATTGTCTTCTTCAGTTTTAGGAGTGTTCCTGGACATTGGAAGAGATGGGATGTTGAAAGATTGAATCTTGGCATGAAATGGTGGAAAGAAAGCTAAAACTTTTTCGTGAGAGATTGATGAGTAGCTAGTTTCCTAAAAGTGGTAGTGGgagttttgttgttgttgtgttttggATTTACAATGTGGATGATTTGGTTTGAGAAGTGTATAGGAAATTTACAAGCTTTTTCAGTAAGTGATTTGGGTGTGGAATGAttcctcagtttttttttttttaatatcaatgtttttgaattttctttaaattttgaaatttattaataaaaaaaaagccaaaacgaTGGAGCTTTGGCTCAATTAACGGCAGGACATAACTAGAGTTTAACAGAGAACCAAATTAacaacaattgaaagttagaagactaaaatgacaaaactgaaagttagaggactgaaatgaaaacaAACTGAAAGTTAAagggtcaattttgcatttttgcctaaatTTTAATACCACATCACTTAATTgcataataattttatgttttgttctCAATTCTTTCTTAGAACAGATTGAGCTGAAATTATAAGCCACATATCAGGGCCGGCCCTAAACATTTTGGGGCCTTAGGTAAGAACTAAAAAtggggcattttttttttacttatatattaattaaattaatttttatttaatatttttatattataatatatttcatttgaaatttatttttcttactcatttgtgatattttcatctaaattttgtgttatattttgtttattactaatatcaaatttatccattgatcctttttgagattcaattaatttttcttctttttttcttttttttaagtttttcatatccagatgcatattttctagtagacatttctaatcaaaaaatatatttataaagactaaaataaaaaataactttcaaatgtagagcaaatgagaaatagaacctgatttatataaaaagtattgttgtaATTTCACCgaacaataacaagtttttagcaatctcGACCTGCATGAATAAAAacttattcaatatattaccactaacgaatatatatatatatatatataaacgcaagattaaaatttaaaaaaaaaattaagcacaacCATAACACAAGGCTTATTAATAAGACCCACctacaaaaaaacacaaaacaaatcatatctaatatctataacccaaaaaaaaaaaacgcaggctttataaaaaataaaaataaaataaaaatttgaaggcCCAAACAACGTGAAACATCCAGGCAGAGTGGCAAGTGGCCCAATCTTTTTATCTTAAGTTAAGTCTAAGCAAATAAAACGAAGAGAAAGTATAAAACTACAGCGAAGCGcccattcatcaaaaaaagaataaagaaaaagaagaagaagccaagcgcccaaatagaaataatgaaataataccTAATAGCAGACCAGAGAACTCCAAAGTCAAAACCTAGAGGCTAGAGTAGAGGCGCAGAGGCAAGCTTGCTTGCGATGAGAAGGATTAGGAATCAGAAAGGTGAAGAAAGGCAAGCTTGCTTGCGATGAAAGAGGCGGAAAGCAGAGAGAAAGAAGCAGAGTTGCAGAGGGATTTAAGGGAAcggtaaaactaaaaattttagggatttgagttgttttatttgttttgatttgtgattgttttgtggttaatCTCTTAGACTGGATTTGTAGTTtatctttttgattttttgtttgtctagaggataataatgttatttttgggcAATGATTTTGTTTAGAACCAATGTTTAACCGGAtctaccaaaatttttgtttttggttaaaaggatgtgctgaatatttttaattcatctgaaactttttttttttttgcccctactactcattttttttctaaactttcGGGGCCCTCATCcacttgggggccttaggcaattgcctaattGGCCTAGCGGAATGGCCGGCCCTGCCATATATTTATCATAGTTTCGGTTGGAAGTAGAACACCAGTAGAATTTAGTGGATGTGGATGATTCAATGTTTGGTAATAGGCGAGGGACACCACCACCAGTACCATCAGAGATGTGTACTTTGGGGTTTAGGATACTCTCTTTCTTCACGTTCGGTTTATGGTAAGCactattcaaattttcaatgctCTCGAAAATGTTATGGAAGCTGCCAACCATTTCGTGCTTTTTGAGAAGCGGGATGTAAGATCCAGCCGGAAGGACCAGAATGTGAAAGAGGAAGTCGATGAAATCCTTGTCCGCTTCTGCATAAAGTACTCTTTGGTTTTCTCTGTGTTGAGACTTCTGCTAAGAAAGAAGAAGGTGcagtcaagaagaaagaagactTGAAGGAATGCACTGAAGATAAAACAGAGCAAAATGACACAGCGGAGACTAAAAGGAAGAAAGTAAAGTTGAAAGCTAAACGATGTCGTTGAAGTTAAGTATTAATACTCATCTGTTAGCACATGTAGTTAATGGCACGTATGAGCTAATCTTAGTGGTTTACAGCTGTCATTCTCTTGTTAATTAGGCGGTTAGAGTTTTGTTAGTTAGTTAAGATTCtttctttccctctcttttATTGCTTCGTGTATATAAGGCAGAGGAACAGTGTAAATTAATCGAGCTTCTCATTTTCTAATTCAATTCAAAGAAATTGGTTTTCTTCTAGTAGTTTCTAGAACACTTtcttaacatggtattagagcgtCAATAGCTCATCCATGGCTTCCGCTACCAACACAGCTTCAGAATCAGATCGAATTCCCACCAATTCTTCTAATGCTACAAATCAAAGACCTTCCAATCAAGCACTTCCAATGGAGGATGCAAATACTAATCCATCAAGCCCTTACTTCATTCTACCTACAAATGTTGTCCTTGTTTCTCAACCACTGATTGGTCCTGAAAACTAACTCAATTGGTCAAGGGCTATGTTTTTGTCATTGAGTGGAAGGAACAAGTTTGGCTTCCTTGATGGTTCGATTTCCATGCCTGATGTCTCTCATCCTCTGCACAATGCTTGGCACAAAGCAAACACCACTATTCTTTCATGGTTGGTGAATTCCTTAAGCAAAGATCTTGCTACTAGTGTGATGTATATTCACACTGCAAGGGATTTGTGGATTGACATGTGTGATAAGTTTTCACAGCCTAATGTTCCAAGATTCTTTGAGgttcaaaaagaaattttgaagcTTTCACAAGGTTCACTCACGGTAAGTTCTTACTTTCCCAAATTCAAGATTTTATGGGATGAACTTGTGCATTATCTGTCTTTTTCTGCTTGCACTTGTACCTGTACTTGTGGTTCTCAACGAAATCAATTGAATGCTCAACAAAATgatcaattttttcattttctcatggGACTCAATGACAGTTATTCCATTATAACTAGTCAGATTTTGATCACTGAGCCTTTACCTGCACTTAATAAGGCCTATTCTTTGATTTTACAAGAAGAAAACGTAGGCAGATTGGTCGAGCTGATTTGGTCATTGAACCAACAGCTTTATATGCTAACAATTCCAAACCTAAAGGATTTCAAGGTCATCAAGGTTTATCTAGGGGGAAATCATGGAGGTCAAGGTGCAAAAGGTGGTAATTCTAAGAAGGAGAGGCTTGTCTATTCATACTGTGGAGTTGTGGGTCATGTAGCTGATAAATGCTACGAATTGCATAGTTATTCTCTAGGATATAAGCACAAAGGGAAGGCTTTTTCCAATCAGGTCTCTAGCAATGAAGATTTTGgcaatttcttttccaataatGGTAATTTTAGGAATTTTCCTTTTCCACCCATGTTGGGGTTTACTAATCAGTCTGAGATAATGCATTGCTCACCACAACCTCTAGGAGCACAGTCTCAATTGAACTTGTCACAATCACAGTTCAATGCTCCTCAGTGCCTTATCACTCAGAATCAGTGTGAGCAGTTACTTTCCTTCCTTGAATCTCAATCATTCAAGGAAGCTGCTACATCTCAGCCCACATCTACACATCAGGCTGCCTTAGTCCTATCTCCTTTGTCTGATGCAACTGCTACTGCTAGCACCAGTTCAACCATGCCTCACTTTGCCAATTAGAACATGATTGGACTGGGAAAGCATCAAAAGGCCTTTATCTACTCCAACACAGAATTCCACCTCCATCTATGCTTCAAAGATTCCTGTCTGCATTCCTTCTGTCAAATTCAATAATGTCAAAGCTAATTTGTGGCATTTTCGTTTAGGGCATCCTTCTTATGCCAAGTTGTCTTTGCTTAATAATCTTGTATCTGTTTTACCAACTAATAAGACTGTATGTTGTGACATTTGTCATTTTTCTAAACAAAAGAGACTATCCTTTCCTACTAATCAACATGTATCTCATTGTGTGTTTGATCTTGTACATTGTGATCTTTGGGGCCCTTTTCAGTTCCCACTATTAAGGGTTACAAGTTCTTTCTTACCACTGTGGATGACTATTCTAGGTGTACTTGGGTTTATTTGCTTAAATCTAAGTCAGAAACACCAGCTCTTATTCAACAATTTTCTAtcatggttgaaactcaattcaATCCAAACTTAAGTGTATTAGGAGTGGCACAAAAATTATCATGAAGgattttttcaaatcaaaaggcATCTTGCATCAATTATCTTGTGTTGATATTCCTCAACAAAATGCAATTGTTGAGAGAAAGCATCAACACATTTTAAATGTTGCAAAAGCATAAAGGTTCCATTCTTCTTTACCTTTAAAACTATGGTGTGACTGCATTCTCACTGTAGTATATCTTATCAATAAGTTACCCTCCAAGCATTTAAACAACAAAACTCCTtatgaaatgcttttcaaaCAACCTCCTTTATATGGCCATCTTAGGATTTTTGGCTGTTTGTGCTTTATTTCTACTCTTAGTCATAACAGAGATAAATTTGCACCAAGAGCTCGAAAATGTGTTTTCCTAGGATATCCACATGGTATTAAAGGATACAAAGTTCTAGATTTGGAGTCGAATTCTATTCATGTCTCTAGGGGTGTAGTTTTCTATGaaactatttttccttttgcttctaCCTCATCTTCTTCCCAATTCTCATCTGATTGTTCCAATGATGCTTATCatgattctttttttcctcattcAATTCCTAATTACTTCTTTTCAAATTCCTCTTTTCAACAAAATCTTGTTTTTCCTTCTGTTGATTCTGCAAACACTGTTTCTGCAGATCAGATTCCTACTTCTTCGCTTCAATCTTATTTGCCACATCCTACTCCTGATCTTATTTCTGAGACTAACATTGCTTCTGTATCAGTTCCTAGTCCTAATTCTCCCTTACACCTCAAAAAATCAACCAGACCACATAAGCCTCCTTCCTACCTACAAGATTATTCTTGTAAGTCTGTCACTTCTAAACCCTTGTCTAGTCAGCCCTTTGACATCTTAGCTTGTCTTACTTATTCTAATCTCAGTAAGAACTATAGGCAATTTGTCATGGCAGTTGATTCTTCTTCACCAGATCCTACTACCTTTTCTGAGGCAGTCCAATCTTCTGATTGGAGGGCTGCTATGGATAAGGAGATTGCATCTCTTGAACTCACTAATACATGGACTTTAACCCCTCTTCCTCCAAGTAAAGTTCCTATTGGATGTAAGTGGGTTTATAGAAACAAATATAGGTTTGATGGCTCCATTGAAAGACACAAGGCTCGTTTAGTAGCTAAGGGTTATACTCAGAGAAAGGGCCTTGATTTTATTGACACTTTCTCTCCTGTAGCTAAGTCAGTTTTTGTCAAAATGGTCTCGTCTATGGCTGTTGTGAAAGGGTGGTTtcttcatcaaatggatgtcaatAATGCTTTCTACCTGGTGATTTGGATGAGGAGTTTTATATGAGTCTTCCATCTGGTTTTCACAGCAAGGGGGAGTGTGTTTCTCATTCTACTTCTCCTCATTCTACTCCTTTGGTTTGTAAGCTCAACAAGAGTCTTTATGGTTTAAAGCAAGCTTCAAGGCAATGGTTTgccaagttttttttatacattattgaattttggttttgttcaaTCTAAGGTtgactattctttttttttacctacacTAAAGGATCCTCTTTCACAGTTTTGATAGTCTATGTAGATGACATTTTGCTCACTGGTAATGATCCTGGTTGCATTAGTGCTTTGAAGCTCCTACTTGATACTAAGTTTGGCTTGAAAGATTTGGGTTCTCTGAAATATTTTTTGGGTCTTGAGGTTGCTAGAAGAAACAAGGGGATCAATTTGAATCAAAGAAAGTACTGCTTGGAGATTTTGCAAGATACAGGCTTTTTAGGGTCTAAACCAGTGAGTAAACCAATGGAACAGAACTTGCATCTATCAAAGGATGTTTGGTAAACTTCTTCCAAATGCTAGTCAATATAAGAAACTAATTGGaagtgttagaaatactgaaagattgtattgtatttctgaagtaatagaatatacatgagtacccttatataggaggcaaagtatgcagtacaagtaagtgtgttatacaagtaaacaaggtgAGCCTAAAGCTCACATATCCTAATAaatgttaacagcccccctcaaactcaagatggatgtgagaccaacttgaggttgtcaaccaaagtacgaaggcgtcccttaaaATGTGACTTGGCTCTGATACTaagttaaatattagcattgatacaccatattgaatatgctagtatggatgcggaagcgaaaacataaagtatagaacataATAACACTcgagggttacgtggttcagcctaatgGCCTACATctacggaggaaaccctaaaggactacatcaataatatgtaagagtgtagtacaaatcctgtattacaatgaaccataacatgtgtatatatagtaaattaaaccctagactaatagacttctagtacaagtaggagacttggcttgcacacaaattAGAATTATGTTTGGGcctatgctaatgggctaatatatctttaacaccccctctcaaactcaagatggaagCTTGATGAAACATTGAGTTTTGATAAGGTtgagaagatcccttgaatgaagtttggctttGTGACGGTAGTTTGAGGAAGGCAATAGTCTTTCAGTGTTCATGCGACTTCTAACGGTGGCATGACTATACCGGAAAGTTTTACAGTgagaagccaaagaagatgaacgcagTGAAAAAAATaccgaggaagacaaagattgctcttaaaTATACCGTAAGGACAGAAAACCATGGTCATAGAAAGGTGGCTCTAATACCAAGTTAGAAATACTGAAagattgtattgtatttttcaaataataaaatatacatgagtgtctttatatagaAGGCAgagtgtgctatacaagtaaacaaagTGGGCCTAAAGCTTACCTGCCCTAATACATGTTAGCAGGAAGATTGTTATATCTCACTCTAACTAGACCTGATATTACCTATGCAGTGCATAGGTTAAGTCAGTTTATAGCTGAACCAAGAGAGCCTCACATGTTAGCAGTCAATAGGGTACTTCAATACTTGAAAGGGACATTAGGCAGAGGTTTGTTCTTCTCTAGTAGCTCAAGTATGCAAGTTAAAGCCTTTTGTGATGAGGATTGGGCAGGCTGCCCAGATACCAGAAGATCTATCACAGGCTACAGTGTGTTTTTGGGTGATTTTCTAATCTCTTAGAGGTCCAAGAAGCAAAGCATAGTCTCTAGGTCTTCAGCAAAGGTAGAATACAGGGCAATGGCCACCACAACATATGAAATTGTTTGAGTTCTTCAGTTGTTAAGAGACTTGAGAGTTGATCATCCAAGTAATGCTCAATTGTTTTGTGATAATCAGGTTGCATTATATATTGCAGCAAACTTAGTCTTCCACAAAAGGACAAAACATATAGAAGTTTATTGTCATTTGGTGAGAGACAAGATAAAAGAAGGGGTGATCAAAACATTCTATGTTTCAAGCCACTTTCAAATAGCAGATATTTTTACAAAGGCATTGGGACTTCTAGCTTTTAGTAGGTTAATTACTTGCTTGGGGTTAATAGATATTTAGTCACCAAAGCTTCAGACTACTGATAATCAAATTACTGAACTTATGGTTAGGGGGGAGTGTTAAGACTTCTGCTAAGAAAGAAGAAGGTGCAGTCAAGGAGAAAGAAGACTTGAAGGAATGCACTGAAGATAAAACAAAGCAAAGCGACACAGCTGAGACTAAAAGGAAGAAAGTAAAGTGGAAAGCCAAACGATGTGGTTGCACTAAGTATTAATACTCATCTGTTAGCACGTGTAGTTAATGGCACGTATGAGCTAATCTTAGTGGTTTACAGCTGTCATTCTCTTGTTAATTAGGCAGTGAGTTTTGTTAGTTAGTTAAGATTCtttctttccctctcttttACTGCTTCGTGTATATAAGGCAGAGGCACAGTGTAAATTAATTGAGCTTCTCATTTTCTAATTCAATTCAGAGAAATTGGTTTTCATCCAGTAGTTTCTAGAACACTTTCTTAACGCTCTGTCTAAGTTTCAAACTCACATTGGTTTCTTCCAGGGACTCTGTCTAACCTTGGTTTTTTTCGAATACACTGACTGGACAGCTTATGTTCATGTTGCTTGGCGGACCATACTTAGAGCCTAAGAAATCCCGGGTTATGATCAGCTATGGTACGGGCTGAGATccttgaataaaaaaagaggaATAGTGAAAAAATCTGACTATTGGTGAACCACGGTTCATTGTCAGTCACAGGTTGAGGACTTGGGAAAAGTACTGAATGCGAATTTGTGAATAAATCtctctacttttatttttcttccatGTACAAGAAGGGTTTCGCAAATTCTGAAAccttactttttcttttgtaaagaTGAAGTAATCAGAACATACCCTTTTGTAAACCTCAATCTTTCAGTCAATTTTAgcggaaaatataaaaaagacagacaaaaaagttttcctgtATTCAAGAGCTGATGTTGTGGAAGTTTGAAGACACACGATACTTCTTGTAAAGTACACATGATTTACATGTAaagtattttttgtttaaaaatatttgtttcaaAACAAATAGAGCGTACAATGCAACTTTATGGTGCAGCAGAAGATATCAACAATTAAAATATGGCATATTATTGTACCCAAATTGATTTGATAGTAGATAAATCAAATAACTATGTATTGTGCAAACATATGTTGAAAACCTCATTATTAAGGTCATCATAACTCAGTGATAGCAAGCAATCTCAATAAGAATTAACAGaaacttacaatttttttttttaatgaaacataaTGCTGCTTAAAACTAAGCTTCcagtaaagagagagagaagagcaaGAATATTACCCTTTACGACTAACATTTAAAACCTAATttgcaacccaaaaaaaaaataaaaaaaaataaaagagaaaaagaacaaCATCTTGGCAATGGCATTGAACTCTTGCACTCAGTTCTCATAATTGACTTCTTGTTTCACCATCGGGAGGAAGATATCAGTTAGAACACTCTTGGAATACAGAGAAGCCTTGAGCAATTTTACCCCCTAACAACAAACCACATAAATTaaggaacaaaataattaataattatatttagaTCAGTGAAATATCACGTCTTCACATTGAAATAGGCACATTCCAAAAGCAAATAGATTTtcagaaaagaaataaaacaaaacatgtatgtatgtatcaaCTAGAAATTAGGACATGAAATAGCTAAAACTAATAACTCAATTTGAGTATTATTTTGCAATAGCTTTCACCATTAACGTACTCAgggaaagcaaaagaagaaattgataaaatagaaGTAATGGATTCATTCACAGAAAGCAAAAGAATGAGTGACATAACATACCTCATCCATGCCAAAATTGACCACTTTCTCCTCAAGAGCCCTTATTCCCTTGACATTAAACTTATTAATTAGCAGAGTGATACTAGAGATGGTGGACATAAGTTTCACCTCTAGATCATCCATCACCATGTATGTAACCAGCCCTTTCACGTACCCTCCCTCAGTATATGAGGAACTCGTTTTCGTTGCGCTTCGACTTGGTGGGTCTACCATATTTTGCTCGCAGTTCATAACCTGGGAACACGATGGACAGATTGCTCTAATGTCATAAGCTACATATGGGTCACAGCTACTGCTGACATTTTTACACCTATAAAATTTCGTGGATCtcgaagatgatgatgatggtgatgattcAACGTTTTGCAATAGGAGAGGGAGTCCagaaccaccaccaccagagATGTGGACTTTGGGCTTCAGGAGAATCTCTTTGTTCACGCTTGGTTGAAGGTAAATACTACCTAAATTTTCAATGCTCTCGAAAATATTCCCGAAGCTGCCCTGCATTCCTTGCTTTTCGAAAAGCGGAATGAAAGTTCCGACGGGTAGGGCCAGAATATGAAAGAGGAAATCGATGAATTCCTTGCCCGCTTCAGCAAAAAGCACTCGTTGGCTCTCTCTGTCTATCATAAGCTTCAAACTCACGTTGGTTTCTTTCATGGActctagcttcttcttcttcttcttcttttcggGGGGGACAAACGATACTCTGGATAGCTCAATGAGCTTACGTAAATCAGTACATGGCTTGGAAAGTCAAGAGTCTCCCACGGTTCATTGTCGGCCACTGATTGAGGACTTGATAAAGTTATGAACGTTGTAACAAAAGTTCACCCATTTGAAGTCTAaaactatttagaaaattagtgtgcgtttggatagCAAACATGCATGTCTAGTATTTGCATCCAAACTTCAGTTTTGTGTACTGTTTATAGatccacaaacctcttttttcagtaaaatttttattaaaattaagttttacggcactatttacacatttaaaattattttactacagtatttttaattttcaacaataagtggtatccaaataGACCATGTCTTACTGCATACAAGAATATGAgggagcaaaaaaaaaaaaaaaaaagttatgtgtTCAAGGGTTGTATGCAAGGCATATGATCAGATAAATCTTAAacacttatctttttttttttttttttggctgtcACATACTCTTGTATGCAACAATTGTTAcatacaaatatacaaaaaaagaaaaaaagaaaaaagaagacatTTCCCAAAAATATACAACCTCCTTCCAAACAAgcacttactctttttttattttttcttttcttttctttcaaaagttgtaagttttttatttatttatttattttaatcaagTTGTAATCCTTCCTAGTCTAAAAGCAAAGAAAGCAATTATCTAAACTTTTTctccaaaaagaagaaaaagaaaaagaagcaatcAATGACAAGGGCCCACTATCACACCTTTATCACTCATTGTGTCATTTTATGTGGTCCTAGCATTACTCAGCTAATGGTCATAAACATTTTCACAAGTTTAGATAGGTTAGGAAAGCTTTCGCACTAGAAGAGTGGGAGAAAGGTCACTAAAATAACAGTAAAGTTCCACGCACCATGAAggcaaagaaaagagaaaagtgaAAGAGCATAACTTTTAATGTCATAATGGTGTGTGTTAACTCCTAATGAATGCATCATTCTTTGAATGGAAATTATATgcatagaaaatatttttcaaaaaaatgattaGGTGGACCTTAGACACTTGTCCCTTTTTTTGCTGCCACATACTCATACATGTAGCAATTGTTACATACAAGTATGCAGCAAAACTTTTCCCAAAATAAATACAACCTCCTTCCAAACAAGcacttattctttttttacttttcttttcttttctttcaaaagttgtaagctttatttttataatttttttttaatcaagttGCAAGCCTTCCTAGCCTAAAAGcaaagaaaatagttttctaagctttttcttgaaaaaaagaaaaagaaaaagaagcaatcATGGATGAggttttatctttaaaaaaaaattatgaaggcTCTTTCCTgttaaactttttaaagagGCTCATAAGACCGATGTTAGGATCACATAAAATGACACAATTTGTACTACAACTCACCAAAAGTGTCTCAACATGGACCTACCATCACACTTCTACTACTCATAACTTATCACATGggtaaattataatatgaattaTGTCATTTTATGTGGTCAGCTATGCACAATAAATAATGGTCACAAACATTTTCTCAAGTTCAGATAGATAGGAAAGCTTTCGCATtagaggaggggggggggacaACAGTAAAGTTTCATGCACTATAaacacaaagaaagagaaaatttaaAGAGCACAACTTTTAATGTCATAATGGTGTGTATTAAGTCCTAATGAACACATCATTCTTTGAATGGAAATTACATGTGTGGTCCCCAAAAACTCTTCAAGTAGTAGTATTTGGGCcccaatttatttgtatgtGGGCTATATCATGATCCTATAGGTTGG from Castanea sativa cultivar Marrone di Chiusa Pesio chromosome 6, ASM4071231v1 includes:
- the LOC142641476 gene encoding uncharacterized protein LOC142641476, with amino-acid sequence MKETNVSLKLMIDRESQRVLFAEAGKEFIDFLFHILALPVGTFIPLFEKQGMQGSFGNIFESIENLGSIYLQPSVNKEILLKPKVHISGGGGSGLPLLLQNVESSPSSSSSRSTKFYRCKNVSSSCDPYVAYDIRAICPSCSQVMNCEQNMVDPPSRSATKTSSSYTEGGYVKGLVTYMVMDDLEVKLMSTISSITLLINKFNVKGIRALEEKVVNFGMDEGVKLLKASLYSKSVLTDIFLPMVKQEVNYEN